CAAGATCAGCTCGGGCATCGGTGTCGAGCGCACCTTCCCGGTGCACACCCCGATCATTGAGGCGATCGAGGTCGTCACCCGCGGTGACGTCCGCCGCGCCAAGCTCTACTACCTGCGCAACCTGCGTGGCAAGGCGGCCAAGATCAAGGAGCGCCGCTTCAACTAGCAGCCCCTTCAAAACGTCCCGCAGACTCGGGTGTCTGTGGGACGTTTTGCGTTTCAGCACTTGCTTCGAGCCCGTCCTCACGCGCGGCTGAGAGCCGCTCGCCTAGGCTGTGTACTGCGATGACTGACAAGCCCGCGCCGGACGGCGCACCGACCGATCCGCCGCGCGATCGCGCACCTGAGTCTGCTGAGGCGACCACCGATGACGGCGCGCTCGAGGCGAGCCGAGTGGACGGGGGCGAGCACGACGCGCCGGCGGCTGCGGGCAGTACGGCGAGGCGCTCACGCCGGTCCCGACGCTCGCGGGCCAAGGATGACGGCAAGCGCAAGGGCGGGCTGGTGCAGTGGCTCAAAGAGCTGCCGATCATGATCGCGGTCGCCTTCGTCGTCGCGCTCCTGCTGAAGTCCTTCGTCGTCCAGGCCTTCTGGATCCCGTCCGGTTCGATGGAGCAGACGCTGCACGGCTGCCCGGGCTGCACCGGCGACCGCATCCTGGTCAACCGGATGAGCTACTGGTTCTCTGACCCCGAGCCCGGTGACATCGTGGTGTTCGAGGCGGGTCCGACGTGGGATCCGGAGGTCCAGGTCGACGAGCCCGACAACCCCTTCGGACAGGCGTGGCTGTGGGTCAAGCGCACTGTGGGCGCGGCGCCGCCCGCCGAGAAAGATCTCGTCAAGCGGGTGGTCGCCGTCGGCGGGCAGACCGTCGAGTGCTGCGATGCCCAGCAACGTGTCCTGGTCGACGGGAAGCCGTTGGACGAGCCGTATATCTACACCGGCGACGCCGGGGGCCAGTATCAGCAGCTGACGTTCGGTCCGATCACGGTGCCCGATGGCCGGCTGTTCGTGATGGGCGATCATCGCAACGCCTCGGCCGACTCGCGGTTTCACACCGACGACCAGTGGCAAGGCACGATCGGCATCGACCAGGTCGTCGGTCGCGCGTTCGTGATCATCTACCCGTTCAGCCGCTTCGAGTGGCTCACCCCGCCGGACATCCAGACCGCGGCGCTCCCGGCAAACGGGCCGCCGTACGCCGCCACCCCCGATCCGGTCCTCGCCGCGCCGCACCTGCTTGCGATGCTCGTCGTGGTGCCGATCGCGGGGCTCACCCGACGTCGAACGAGGCGGTTGTAGTGGCTCTCGTTCCCGTCAGCGACCTCAAACCGCCCCGGCTCGTGGTGCGCGGCACTGAGCGGTTCACGCCGTTCGAGGCCGTGCTGCGCCGCGCCGGCTTCGGGCAGATCGCCGGGGCCGACGAGGCCGGCAGAGGAGCGTGTGCCGGTCCGCTCACCGCGGCGGCCTGCATCCTGCCGCGTGGCAAACGAGGTGAGATCGAGGGGCTGACCGACTCCAAGCTGCTGACCCCGGCCGTGCGCGAGCAGCTGTATGACGAGATCCTGAAGCGCGCCGTGGCCTGGAGCGTGGTCAGCATCGAGTGCGATGAGATCGACCGGATCGGGCTGCACGTTGCCAACCTGCAGGCGATGCGTCGCGCCGTACGCCAGCTTGAGCCGGCTCCGGCCTATGTGCTCACCGACGGCTTCCCGGTCGATGGGCTGCCTGGCCCTGGACTTGCCGTCTGGAAGGGTGATCAGGTCAGCGTCTCGATCGCGGCGGCGTCGATCATCGCCAAGGTCACTCGAGACCGGCGCATGCGCGAGCTCGACGCGCAGCACCCGGAGTACGGCTTCGCGATCCACAAGGGCTACAACACAGATCTGCACGAGCGGGCGCTGCGTGAGCACGGCCCGTGCACACAGCATCGGCGCCGCTACGCCAACGTCCGGCGCGCAGTTGCCATGCGGGCTGGCGAGGCCGGTGAGTATGACGCGAGTGGTTTACTGGAGCGCACGGCAGGGGAGGGCTAGGAACACCGATGAGCGCCGAGGATCTCGAGAGGTACGAGACCGAGCTGGAGCTGCAGCTCTATCGCGAGTACAAGGACATCGCGCGGCAGTTTAGCTATGTCGTGGAGACCGAGCGCCGCTTCTATCTCGCCAACAGTGTCGACCTGCAGGTGCGCAACGCCGGCGGTGAGGTCTACTTCGAGCTCGAGCTCGCCGACGCGTGGGTGTGGGACATCCACCGCCCCGCGCGGTTCGTCAAGAACGTGCGCGTCGTGACGTTCAAGGACGTCAACGTCGAGGAGCTGGAGAAGCCCGACCTCGAAGTCCCCGGCAGCAGCTAAGACGCGAACTTATCCACACCACCGGCGTGTCGTCCACTTCGGGCGATCTCGACCGCCCTGATGTCCGCGTGAGTTGACATCGTCGCAGCACCTTGATTCGAGGGGGCGACGGTGGTCAAGACCAAAGATGCACTCGGCCGGTTCGGCGAAGACCTGGCTGAAGCACACCTGCAGGCGGCCGGGATGCACGTGATCGAGCGCAACTGGCGGTGCACGTCCGGTGAGCTCGACATCGTCGCGCGCGACGGACCGGGGCTGGTGTTCTGCGAGGTCAAGACCCGGCGTACGGCGTACTTCGGTGAGCCGATCTACGCCGTCACCCCGGACAAGGCTCGCCGCATCTACCGGCTGGCACGTGCCTGGATGGCCGAGCGCGGGGTGTACGCCGACGACCTGCGCTACGACGTCGTTGGGGTCATCGTCCCGCGCGATGGGCCACCGGTCGTCGACCACGTGCGGGCGGCGTTCTGATGGGCGAGCTGAAGATGCGGCTCGGCGTGGCGCGCACCGTCGTACTGCTCGGTATCGAGGGCGTCTTGGTCGACGTCGAGTGCAGCATTGGCTCCGGTCTGCCGGGCGTGCGGGTGGTCGGGTTGCCGGATGCCTCGATCAACGAGTCGTGCGACCGCGTGCGGGCAGCGCTGGAGAGCAACGACATCGGGTGGAAGTCGCAGCGCATCACCTTCAACCTCATCCCTGCCAACGTGCGCAAGAGCGGCACCGGTGCCGACCTCGCGATGGCCGCGGCACTGCTTGTGGCACACGGGGTGCTGGACGCCGAGCGGCTGGCTGGCACCGTGTTGTTTGGCGAGCTCGGCCTCGACGGGCGGCTGCACGGTGTGCCCGGCGCGCTTCCGGCGATGCTGGCCGCGGCGAAGGAGGGAGCTGCCCGCTTCGTGCTTCCGTCGGCCAACCGGGCCGAGGCGAGCATCCCGCTCGGTGACGAGTTCGAGATGCAGGTGTGGTGCGCGCCGACGCTGGGCGACCTGCTGGCGTTCTGGCGCGGCGAAGACTCCGACGTCGAGCGGGTCCGGCCGAGCCGCCCGTCGAGCCAACCGTCGGTGCCTGATCTCGCCGACGTACGAGGCCAGCCGCTTGGGCGGCGGGCTCTAGAGATTGCCGCGGCGGGAGGGCACCACCTGTTCTTCAGTGGTCCGCCAGGTGCTGGCAAGACGATGCTGGCCAGACGAATGCCCGGGATCTTGCCGCCGCTGGCTGATGCCGAGGCGCTCGAGGTGACCTCGATCCACTCGCTGTGCGGCATGGTCGATCCGGCGTACCCGCTGCAGCGGTTCGCGCCTTTTGAGGCACCGCACCACTCGGCGACCGCGCCCTCGATCGTGGGTGGCGGCAGCGGCATCGTGCGTCCCGGAGCGGCCAGTCGGGCACATCGCGGAGTCCTGTTTCTCGACGAGGCACCGGAGTTTGCCGGCCGCGTGCTCGACCAGCTGCGCCAGCCGATCGAGAGCGGCTCTATCACGATCCATCGCGCCCGCGGCTCGTTCACCTTTCCGGCCCGCTTTCAGCTGCTGCTCGCAGCGAACCCGTGTCCCTGCGCGAGCGCCGGGGGAGACGCGGCGTGCGTGTGTACGTCGATCGTCCGCCGTCGCTACCTCGGGCGGCTGTCCGGACCGCTGCTCGACCGGATCGACCTGTCGGTCGAGCTCTCGCCACCGACACGTGGCCAGCTGATGAACCATCAGGCCGATGAGGAAACGAGCGCGATCGTGGCCGCACGGGTGCGTGCCGCTCGCGACCGGTCCTCGCATCGGTGGGGTGGCGCGCTCAACGGCGAGGTGGCGGCGAAGGTGATGCAGGCGCGGTGGCAGCCCTCGGGCACCGGACTGCGGCTGATCGAACGGGCCTACGACCTCGGGGCCATCTCCGGCCGTGGTTACGACCGGGTGCTGCGGGTCGCATGGACTCTCGCGGATCTGGGCGGGCGCTCCGAACCCGGAGCCAACGACGTGGCCGAGGCGCTGGGATTTCGTCAGCGCGGCATGGGCCAGGTGGCGTGATGCGGCCGCCTCCGGTCGGCGACGGTTCGGTGCGGGCGGCGTACGCCTGGTTAAGTCGAGCGGTCGAACCCGGACATCGGGCGATGTGGGCGTATGTATCGGCCGAGGGTGCGGTCGATGTCGCGGCCCAGCTGCACGCCGGTGAAGGCCCGGTGGTGTTGCAGCGGGCTGTGGGAGCACGGGTCGGCTCGGATGACTCGGTGCGCGATCTGCATCGTGCCGAACGCGCCGCTGTCCGGTTGCTCATCCCGGGTGACTCGGACTGGCCCGGTGATGCGCTGTGGCCGATGCAGCAGGTCGCCGCCGATGGCGACCTGGACTGCGTGCCGCCGCTGTCGCTGTGGGTCCGTGGCGCCGGATCGCTTCCGTCGCTGCTGGCGCGGTCGATCGCGATAGTCGGGGCGCGAGCGTCGACGCCGTACGGCGAGCAGGTCACCCATCAGCTTGCTGCTGAGCTGGCCGAACGCGGTGTGTGTGTCGTGAGCGGGGGAGCGTTCGGCATCGACGCTGCAGCGCATCGTGCCGCCTTGAGCGCCGGTCGACCCACGATCGCCGTACTCGCCTGCGGCGCCGACCGGGCATATCCCAAAGCCAACGAGGCACTGCTGGATCGGATCAGTCGCGACGGACTGCTGCTCAGCGAGTGGCCGCCGGGCGCGGCGCCGATGCGTCAGCGGTTCCTCGTGCGCAACCGGCTCATTGCTGGTCTGACCGCTGGCACGGTCGTGGTCGAGGCCGCGCTGCGCAGCGGGGCTCGCTCGACCGCGTCCCGGGCCCGTGATCTGGGCAAGCCGGTGATGGCCGTGCCGGGCCCGGTCACCTCGGCGATGTCAGCAGGGACGCTGGCGATGCTGCGCGCGGGAGGATGCATCGCGGTCGGGTCGGCCGCGCACGTGCTTGATGCGATCGGGCGGATCGGTGATGACCTCGCACCGCACGAGGCCGGACCGAGTGAGCCGATCGACGAGCTCGACCCGCAGACCCAAGCGGTGTACGACGCCGTACCGCTGCGCCGGGCCAGTCCCATCGAGAGCATCGCCACCGTGGCGGCGCTTGCGGTCTCCGATGCGGTCGCCGCGATGAGCGTGCTCGAGCTGCTGGGCTTGGTCGAGGTGGACGAGGGGAGGTGGCGCAAGACGCGACAGGACCAGAAGCAACGGTGATGCAGCCGCGCGGCGTGGGTCGTTGATCCGGGCGGCGTGCTGGGTGAGGCTTGTCCGGTGAGCAGCCGCGCCGAACTACCCGAAGCCTTCGAGGACGCACTCGAGGGGTTTCGTCGCGAGCTGGCGTTGCAGCGCTCATTGTCGGAGCACACGGTGCGCGGCTACCTCGCCGACCTACGAAGCCTGCTCGATCACTTCGCCAGGATGTCGGGAACGGACCTGTCCGCACTCGACCTCATGACGCTGCGATCTTGGCTGGCCAAGTCGCGCACGATGGGCGCGGCACGCTCGACGCTGGCTCGCCGCGCGGCGTCGGCTCGCGCGTTTACCGCCTACCTCGCCCGCACCGGCGTACTCGCCGTCGACCCCGGCGCCCGGCTGCGGTCACCGGGCGCCCGCCGCACGCTGCCCGAGGTACTCAACACCGAGCAGGCCAGCGAGCTGGTTGAGCGGGTCGACGGCGATGACCCGCTCGCGCTGCGCGACCGCGCGATCGTCGAGCTGCTCTACGCCGGTGGCATCCGCGTGAGCGAGCTGTGCGGACTGGACCTCGACAGCGTCGATGAGCAGCGTGGGCTACTTAGAGTGCTGGGCAAGGGATCGAAGGAACGTTCCGTGCCGGTCGGTGGTCCGGCGCGCGCCGCATTGCAGACATATCTGCAATCCGCGCGATCCGAGTTGGCCACGCCGCGCAGCGGTGCGGCACTGCTGCTCGGCGCTCGAGGCGGACGCATCGACCCGCGAGAGGTACGCCGCGTCGTACACCGCGCTGCCCAAGCCGTCGAGGGCGCGCCCGACATCGGTCCGCACGGCCTGCGACACTCGGCCGCGACGCACCTGCTCGAAGGCGGTGCGGATCTGCGCGCGGTGCAAGAGCTGCTCGGCCACGCCTCGCTCGCGACAACCCAGATCTATACCCACGTCTCGGTCGAACGGCTGCGTGCCAGCTTCAACCAAGCCCACCCGCGGGCCTAGGACGCCGGCGGACGGTGCCACCAGCACATCTGGTGCGCCCGGTTGCCCTTAGGCGTGTGGCGGTGCCAGTTCGAGCGTGTGTGCAACGGCGGCCACGGGAAGCGGGGCATAGAGGTGGGGAAAGAGCTCGCCTGTTTCGGGGTTGCCGACCTCGTGGACCAACGCGACCGGAAGGCGTGACTCGTCGATCTCCAACAGCACCAGCGGTTCGGACACGTCGCCGTAAAACGCCCGCCGTACCTCCGGCCACTGCTGCGCAGTAGAGCAGTGGATGAATCCCTCATCGGCGAGGCTGCGACCCCTCGTCGACTGTGTGTAGCTACCGGACTCGAGCGCGGCCTGCCAGTGCAACTGCTCGGCGAGGTGGTAGACGGTCACGAACAAGAGGGTATGCCGCGAGCCCGTCGGGAGCGCACCCTCTGACCATTTTCGGCGCCGTGGGACCATTCCCAACATGGCGAATGACACTCGGTTCCGGTTCATGAACGCGGTGCATCGCGCCGTTCGCAGCCTCACCTTCGGACGGGTGGGCAACGACGTCATGGGTATGCCGGTGCTCGAGCTGACGACGACGGGCCGGCGCAGCGGGCAGCCGAGGTCGTGCTTTCTCACCGCTCCCGTGCAGCGCGGCGATTCCTACATCGTGGTCGCCTCGCGCGGAGGCGATGACACCATGCCCGCGTGGTTTCTCAACCTCAAGGCCAACCCGGATGTGATGGTGTCACTACGAGGTGGCCCGGCGCAGCCGTGGACCGCGCGGGTCCTGCCCGACGACGAGCGCGACGCGCTGTGGCCCGAGCTCACCAGCAGCTACCCGAACTACGCGGGATACCAGCGCAAGACGGCCCGGACCATCCCACTCGTCGAGCTCACGCCACAGGGCTGACTGCGCTGAGCGCACGCTCCCACAACCACCGGACTGGTCGCTGCTGCCGCGGCGGCCAGTCCCGGACCGACGACCCGACCGATTCCCTAGCTATGTTTGGGATGGCGCGCCCAGTAGAAGCAGTAAAGGCCAAAGCAGGCGAAGCCAAGCGCGACCAAGGCGAGTAGCCACATGCCGAACGGCTGGTCGCGCAATGTCTTGAGTGCATCGTCGAGCCCGCCGGACTTCTGCGGGTCGTGGCTGATCGCGGCCCAGCCGAGCAGCAAGCCGATGAGCACGAACACGACGCCCTTAGTGCTGTAGCCCACGCGTCCGAGGTTGACTCCCGCGCCGCTGTGCACACCTTCGAGGTCGCGCTCGACGAACTTGCTCGTGACGCCCTTGACGATGTTGACCACGCCAACGACGATCACGGCGACGGCGGCGACCCCGACGAGAATCTGACCGGCTGGAGCGGACATGAGGGTGCTGGTCGCGGACTCTTCCTTGCCGCCAGAGGACCCACCATCGCCCGCGGCGATCCGTCCAGCGCTCACCGCAAGCGCGGCGTACACGACCGCCTTGGCAGCCGCGGCGGCTTTGTGCCGTAGGCGTTCGCCTTTGTCTTCTGAGCGGAAGCCGAAGATCGCCTCCAGGAGCTGCCAGATGGTCAGCGTGCCGAGCCCGACGGCGATAACCCACAGCAAGATGCCGCCAAACGGCTGGCTCGCGATCTCCTGAAGCGCACCAGACTGGCTCGCCTCCTGTGAGCTTCCGCCGAACGCCACCTGCAGGGCCAACCAGGCCAGCAGCAGATGCACAATGCCGTAGCAGACCAGACCGAGGCTCACTAGCCATCGGTACGCCGAACTCTGTTGCACGTTGCGGCCGGCGTTCTCCGCCGCGTCGGCAACCCCATTCCTGTTTGTCATGCGCTGAAGCCTAGGGCCTTGGCCCACCCCAAAGCATCCACGACGCGTGGGGTGTTGGATGGAGGCATGACTTCCATTACCGAACGTCTTGGTACCTATGGCATCTGGGCCCGACAGAGCGATCTGGATGAGGACTTCGCCCGCGTGGTCGAAGACCACGGCTTCGGTGCCCTCTGGATCGGCGGCTCGCCGCCGGAGGACCTACAGCTCGCGGACAGGTTGCTGGGTGCGACTCGGTCGATCGTGGTCGCCACTGGCATCACCAACATCTGGAACACCGACCCCGCGACCGTCGCGGCGCGCTCACTCGAGCTGGAAGCGAAGTACCCCGACCGGTTCCTGCTCGGAGTCGGCGTCGGCCACCGCGAAGCGACCGCTGAATACCGGCGACCTATGGAAGCGATCACCGAGTACCTCGACGTACTCGACAACTCCGGCCTCGGCGCCGACCGAAGGATCCTAGCCGCACTCGGCCCGCGCATGCTGGAGCTGTCGCGCGAGCGCAGCACCGGAGCGCATCCCTATCTCACGACTCCAGAGCACACCGCCGAAGCCCGCAAGATCCTCGGCGACGGCCCGGTGCTCGCTCCCGAGCAGAAGGTGGTCATCGAGGAGGACCCGCAGCGGGCGCGCGCGATCGCCCGTCCGTCGGTCGACCAGCCCTACCTGCACTTGAAGAACTACACCGACAACCTGCGGCGGCTCGGCTACACCGACGCCGACTTCGCCAACCAGGGCAGCGATGCGCTGATCGACCGGCTCGCTCTGCACGGTGACGCTCCCGCGGTCGCGTCCGCGCTCCGCGAGCATCTGCGTGCCGGTGCCGATCACGTCGTCGTCCAGCTGCTCACGGCCGAACCGCAGGACCGGCGCGGTGCGCTGGGTGCACTGGCGACGGCTCTCGGGGTCTGCCAGGTCGACTGACCTCGCTAGTCCGCCAACGGCAGCAGCCTCACCTCCAACAGCCCGAGCAGTATCAGTGGGTTGAGGTAGGTCTCGCC
The nucleotide sequence above comes from Epidermidibacterium keratini. Encoded proteins:
- a CDS encoding tyrosine recombinase XerC, whose product is MSSRAELPEAFEDALEGFRRELALQRSLSEHTVRGYLADLRSLLDHFARMSGTDLSALDLMTLRSWLAKSRTMGAARSTLARRAASARAFTAYLARTGVLAVDPGARLRSPGARRTLPEVLNTEQASELVERVDGDDPLALRDRAIVELLYAGGIRVSELCGLDLDSVDEQRGLLRVLGKGSKERSVPVGGPARAALQTYLQSARSELATPRSGAALLLGARGGRIDPREVRRVVHRAAQAVEGAPDIGPHGLRHSAATHLLEGGADLRAVQELLGHASLATTQIYTHVSVERLRASFNQAHPRA
- a CDS encoding DUF952 domain-containing protein produces the protein MTVYHLAEQLHWQAALESGSYTQSTRGRSLADEGFIHCSTAQQWPEVRRAFYGDVSEPLVLLEIDESRLPVALVHEVGNPETGELFPHLYAPLPVAAVAHTLELAPPHA
- the lepB gene encoding signal peptidase I, producing MTDKPAPDGAPTDPPRDRAPESAEATTDDGALEASRVDGGEHDAPAAAGSTARRSRRSRRSRAKDDGKRKGGLVQWLKELPIMIAVAFVVALLLKSFVVQAFWIPSGSMEQTLHGCPGCTGDRILVNRMSYWFSDPEPGDIVVFEAGPTWDPEVQVDEPDNPFGQAWLWVKRTVGAAPPAEKDLVKRVVAVGGQTVECCDAQQRVLVDGKPLDEPYIYTGDAGGQYQQLTFGPITVPDGRLFVMGDHRNASADSRFHTDDQWQGTIGIDQVVGRAFVIIYPFSRFEWLTPPDIQTAALPANGPPYAATPDPVLAAPHLLAMLVVVPIAGLTRRRTRRL
- a CDS encoding nitroreductase/quinone reductase family protein, translating into MANDTRFRFMNAVHRAVRSLTFGRVGNDVMGMPVLELTTTGRRSGQPRSCFLTAPVQRGDSYIVVASRGGDDTMPAWFLNLKANPDVMVSLRGGPAQPWTARVLPDDERDALWPELTSSYPNYAGYQRKTARTIPLVELTPQG
- a CDS encoding DUF2469 domain-containing protein gives rise to the protein MSAEDLERYETELELQLYREYKDIARQFSYVVETERRFYLANSVDLQVRNAGGEVYFELELADAWVWDIHRPARFVKNVRVVTFKDVNVEELEKPDLEVPGSS
- a CDS encoding YraN family protein; its protein translation is MVKTKDALGRFGEDLAEAHLQAAGMHVIERNWRCTSGELDIVARDGPGLVFCEVKTRRTAYFGEPIYAVTPDKARRIYRLARAWMAERGVYADDLRYDVVGVIVPRDGPPVVDHVRAAF
- a CDS encoding ribonuclease HII yields the protein MALVPVSDLKPPRLVVRGTERFTPFEAVLRRAGFGQIAGADEAGRGACAGPLTAAACILPRGKRGEIEGLTDSKLLTPAVREQLYDEILKRAVAWSVVSIECDEIDRIGLHVANLQAMRRAVRQLEPAPAYVLTDGFPVDGLPGPGLAVWKGDQVSVSIAAASIIAKVTRDRRMRELDAQHPEYGFAIHKGYNTDLHERALREHGPCTQHRRRYANVRRAVAMRAGEAGEYDASGLLERTAGEG
- a CDS encoding YifB family Mg chelatase-like AAA ATPase; protein product: MGELKMRLGVARTVVLLGIEGVLVDVECSIGSGLPGVRVVGLPDASINESCDRVRAALESNDIGWKSQRITFNLIPANVRKSGTGADLAMAAALLVAHGVLDAERLAGTVLFGELGLDGRLHGVPGALPAMLAAAKEGAARFVLPSANRAEASIPLGDEFEMQVWCAPTLGDLLAFWRGEDSDVERVRPSRPSSQPSVPDLADVRGQPLGRRALEIAAAGGHHLFFSGPPGAGKTMLARRMPGILPPLADAEALEVTSIHSLCGMVDPAYPLQRFAPFEAPHHSATAPSIVGGGSGIVRPGAASRAHRGVLFLDEAPEFAGRVLDQLRQPIESGSITIHRARGSFTFPARFQLLLAANPCPCASAGGDAACVCTSIVRRRYLGRLSGPLLDRIDLSVELSPPTRGQLMNHQADEETSAIVAARVRAARDRSSHRWGGALNGEVAAKVMQARWQPSGTGLRLIERAYDLGAISGRGYDRVLRVAWTLADLGGRSEPGANDVAEALGFRQRGMGQVA
- a CDS encoding DUF1206 domain-containing protein, producing the protein MTNRNGVADAAENAGRNVQQSSAYRWLVSLGLVCYGIVHLLLAWLALQVAFGGSSQEASQSGALQEIASQPFGGILLWVIAVGLGTLTIWQLLEAIFGFRSEDKGERLRHKAAAAAKAVVYAALAVSAGRIAAGDGGSSGGKEESATSTLMSAPAGQILVGVAAVAVIVVGVVNIVKGVTSKFVERDLEGVHSGAGVNLGRVGYSTKGVVFVLIGLLLGWAAISHDPQKSGGLDDALKTLRDQPFGMWLLALVALGFACFGLYCFYWARHPKHS
- the dprA gene encoding DNA-processing protein DprA, which encodes MRPPPVGDGSVRAAYAWLSRAVEPGHRAMWAYVSAEGAVDVAAQLHAGEGPVVLQRAVGARVGSDDSVRDLHRAERAAVRLLIPGDSDWPGDALWPMQQVAADGDLDCVPPLSLWVRGAGSLPSLLARSIAIVGARASTPYGEQVTHQLAAELAERGVCVVSGGAFGIDAAAHRAALSAGRPTIAVLACGADRAYPKANEALLDRISRDGLLLSEWPPGAAPMRQRFLVRNRLIAGLTAGTVVVEAALRSGARSTASRARDLGKPVMAVPGPVTSAMSAGTLAMLRAGGCIAVGSAAHVLDAIGRIGDDLAPHEAGPSEPIDELDPQTQAVYDAVPLRRASPIESIATVAALAVSDAVAAMSVLELLGLVEVDEGRWRKTRQDQKQR
- a CDS encoding LLM class F420-dependent oxidoreductase, whose protein sequence is MTSITERLGTYGIWARQSDLDEDFARVVEDHGFGALWIGGSPPEDLQLADRLLGATRSIVVATGITNIWNTDPATVAARSLELEAKYPDRFLLGVGVGHREATAEYRRPMEAITEYLDVLDNSGLGADRRILAALGPRMLELSRERSTGAHPYLTTPEHTAEARKILGDGPVLAPEQKVVIEEDPQRARAIARPSVDQPYLHLKNYTDNLRRLGYTDADFANQGSDALIDRLALHGDAPAVASALREHLRAGADHVVVQLLTAEPQDRRGALGALATALGVCQVD